A section of the Bacteroidales bacterium genome encodes:
- a CDS encoding four helix bundle protein, with the protein MRKEMENRLINFAVDLFEMSKDLSNSFVATHLANQILRSSTGAALNFAEALSAESRKDFIHKTSIVLKELRESNVNLRIISRMKICKDEIRIDNAIRESEELVSIFYRSIETAKKNATEVTKGR; encoded by the coding sequence ATGAGAAAGGAAATGGAAAACCGGTTAATCAACTTTGCCGTTGATCTTTTTGAAATGTCGAAGGATCTTAGCAATAGCTTTGTCGCGACACATCTTGCTAATCAAATACTAAGGTCCTCAACTGGCGCGGCACTGAATTTTGCTGAAGCTCTTTCAGCAGAATCCAGGAAGGATTTTATTCATAAAACCAGCATTGTCCTGAAAGAACTCAGGGAGTCCAATGTCAATCTTCGAATTATCTCAAGGATGAAAATCTGTAAGGATGAAATTAGAATAGATAATGCCATCCGGGAAAGCGAAGAACTTGTTTCAATTTTTTACAGATCGATTGAAACGGCAAAAAAGAATGCCACTGAAGTCACTAAAGGACGGTGA
- a CDS encoding aminopeptidase P family protein, with product MKKIKINADFVVNNRKNFVEKMDLVSLAIFHSNDVFPRNGDQTFRFRQQSDLFYLTGIDQERTILMLFPDCPNPELREVLFLIEPNESLQTWEGHKYSGKEAVEISGVAKVKWLDQFDVVLTEAMSFAEKVYLNSIEYPKFSTDVPYRDLRFAREIREKFPNHEYRRAAPLIYPLRTIKTDEEIGLISKAIDLTGKAFQRILKFVKPGVKEYEVEAELTHEFLFRGAVGSAYHPIIATGENACTLHYIENSCECKDGELLLMDFGAEYGHYAADMTRTIPVNGRFTNRQRACYNAVLRILRQSGCLLVPGNTIDQVNKEVNKLMEEEMIGLGLFSREDVQKQDPDKPLFTKYFMHGVSHFLGLDVHDVGSKFEPFRPGMVFTFEPGLYIREEKIGIRLENNYLITEKEPVDLTAGIPVEAEEVELIMKEQKKDI from the coding sequence ATGAAGAAGATAAAGATAAATGCTGATTTTGTTGTTAATAACAGGAAGAATTTCGTTGAAAAAATGGATCTGGTCAGCCTGGCTATTTTTCATTCCAATGATGTTTTTCCGAGAAATGGAGACCAGACATTCCGGTTCCGTCAGCAATCCGATCTTTTCTACCTGACCGGCATCGACCAGGAAAGGACCATTCTGATGCTTTTTCCTGATTGCCCGAATCCCGAATTGCGTGAAGTGCTGTTCCTGATCGAGCCCAATGAGTCGTTGCAGACGTGGGAAGGGCACAAGTATTCAGGGAAAGAAGCTGTGGAAATCTCAGGAGTGGCTAAAGTGAAATGGCTGGACCAGTTCGATGTCGTCCTTACCGAAGCGATGTCATTTGCGGAAAAAGTTTACCTGAATTCAATAGAATACCCGAAGTTTTCCACTGATGTTCCTTACCGTGACCTGCGTTTTGCCAGGGAGATCAGGGAGAAATTTCCTAATCATGAATACCGCAGGGCTGCCCCGTTAATATACCCCTTACGGACGATCAAGACTGATGAAGAGATTGGGTTGATCAGCAAAGCTATTGATCTTACCGGTAAAGCTTTTCAGAGGATACTGAAATTTGTAAAACCAGGGGTCAAAGAATATGAAGTTGAAGCTGAACTCACACACGAGTTCCTGTTCCGGGGTGCTGTGGGATCGGCTTACCATCCCATCATTGCAACAGGTGAGAATGCCTGCACGCTGCATTACATCGAGAATAGCTGTGAATGTAAGGATGGCGAGCTGCTGCTGATGGATTTCGGCGCTGAATATGGTCATTATGCTGCCGACATGACCCGGACCATTCCCGTAAATGGCCGTTTCACCAATCGGCAGCGGGCCTGTTATAATGCCGTACTGCGCATATTGCGCCAGTCCGGCTGCTTGCTGGTCCCGGGAAATACCATCGACCAGGTTAATAAAGAAGTCAACAAACTGATGGAAGAAGAAATGATCGGGCTGGGCCTGTTTAGCAGGGAAGATGTCCAAAAGCAGGATCCTGACAAGCCGTTGTTCACAAAGTATTTCATGCACGGTGTTTCACATTTCCTGGGGCTTGACGTGCACGACGTCGGATCGAAGTTCGAGCCTTTCCGCCCCGGCATGGTTTTCACCTTCGAGCCAGGCCTTTATATCCGGGAGGAAAAGATAGGGATAAGGCTTGAGAACAATTATCTGATCACGGAAAAAGAGCCTGTTGATCTTACGGCAGGGATTCCAGTTGAAGCGGAGGAGGTCGAATTGATTATGAAAGAGCAAAAGAAAGATATTTGA
- a CDS encoding succinate dehydrogenase cytochrome b subunit: MSKFLRFSSLTKKFIMAFAGAFLMVFLVVHLGINLFIIPITANHKEIFREAVYFMTTNPLIKVIEIFLFGGFIIHIIFGIILQIQNWMARPVRYKKEGWSHTSFFSKFMIHTGVVIGVFLTIHLMNFYLVKAGITSAPEGTARVTDDHDFYSMAFNLFTNKTYSIIYIVLIVLLGFHLNHALQSAFQSLGLDHPKYTPFIKAVGDFYSIVIPLGFCLIPLYFLIYY; this comes from the coding sequence ATGAGTAAGTTTCTTAGATTCTCCTCGCTAACCAAAAAATTCATAATGGCTTTCGCGGGGGCTTTCCTGATGGTTTTCCTCGTCGTGCACCTGGGCATCAATCTTTTCATCATCCCTATCACTGCTAATCACAAGGAAATTTTCCGGGAAGCGGTTTATTTTATGACTACCAACCCGCTGATAAAAGTTATAGAGATCTTCCTCTTTGGAGGATTTATCATCCATATTATATTTGGGATAATCCTGCAGATCCAGAACTGGATGGCCAGGCCGGTAAGGTATAAGAAAGAAGGATGGTCGCATACGTCTTTCTTCTCCAAGTTCATGATCCACACTGGCGTTGTGATCGGCGTTTTTCTAACCATTCACCTCATGAACTTTTACCTGGTCAAGGCTGGAATAACCAGCGCTCCCGAGGGAACGGCAAGGGTCACGGATGACCATGATTTTTACAGCATGGCATTCAACCTTTTTACCAATAAGACCTATTCCATCATTTACATCGTATTGATCGTCCTGCTGGGATTTCATCTCAACCACGCTTTGCAATCCGCATTCCAGTCACTCGGGCTGGATCATCCGAAATACACCCCGTTTATCAAAGCTGTGGGTGACTTTTATTCCATCGTGATTCCATTAGGCTTCTGCCTGATCCCGCTGTATTTCCTTATTTATTATTAA
- a CDS encoding fumarate reductase/succinate dehydrogenase flavoprotein subunit, translated as MTQLNSKIPSGPLAEKWTSYKASQNLVNPANKRKLDIIVVGSGLAGAAAAASLGELGFIVKCFTYHDSPRRAHSISAQGGINAAKNYPNDGDSVYRLFYDTIKGGDYRSREANVYRLAEVSNAIIDQCVAQGVPFAREYGGLLDNRSFGGALVSRTFYARGQTGQQLLLGAYGALSKEIHKGSVTMHTRRDMMDLVIVDGRARGIIVRNNVTGEIERHSAHTVILATGGYGNVFFLSTNAMHCNASAIWQVYKKGAFFGNPCFTQIHPTCIPVHGEYQSKLTLMSESLRNDGRIWVPAKKEDAEKIRKGEIKPKDIPEEDRDYYLERRYPAYGNLSPRDISSRAAKERCDAGFGVGSTGLAVYLDFADAIKRLGKGVIEARYGNLFQIYEKIVDQNPYETPMMIYPAVHYTMGGTWVDYELQSTIPGLFIGGEANFSDHGANRLGASALMQGLSDGYFVLPYTIQNYLADQFKVSRFSTDLPEFVAAEKDVRDQINRLMSIKGSKSVDTFHRELGKIMWENVGMARNKEGLEKAIKLIPELRAEFWKDVRIPGTADELNPELQKATRLADFLELGELMALDALKREESCGGHFREEYQTPEGEALRNDKDFTYVAAWEYKGPDKAPELHKEKLNFEYIEVKQRNYK; from the coding sequence ATGACCCAATTGAATTCAAAGATACCGTCCGGCCCTCTTGCTGAAAAGTGGACATCTTATAAAGCTTCTCAAAACCTGGTTAACCCTGCCAATAAGCGCAAGCTTGACATCATCGTGGTTGGAAGCGGACTGGCTGGGGCCGCCGCCGCAGCCAGTCTAGGGGAACTGGGTTTTATAGTGAAGTGTTTCACTTATCACGACAGTCCCCGCCGGGCGCACAGCATCTCTGCCCAGGGAGGGATCAATGCTGCCAAGAACTACCCTAATGATGGCGACAGTGTCTACAGGTTGTTTTATGATACGATCAAAGGGGGCGATTACCGCTCGAGGGAAGCAAATGTTTACCGTTTAGCAGAGGTCAGCAATGCAATTATCGACCAATGTGTGGCCCAGGGCGTTCCATTTGCCCGTGAATATGGCGGTTTGCTGGACAACCGTTCCTTTGGAGGAGCTTTAGTGTCACGTACATTCTATGCGCGCGGGCAAACCGGACAGCAATTGCTCCTCGGGGCATACGGCGCCTTGAGCAAAGAGATCCACAAGGGTTCGGTGACCATGCACACCCGCCGCGATATGATGGACCTGGTCATTGTCGATGGCAGGGCCCGCGGCATCATCGTCCGGAACAACGTGACCGGCGAAATAGAACGTCATTCGGCGCATACAGTCATTCTTGCTACCGGCGGTTATGGTAACGTGTTCTTTCTGTCTACGAACGCCATGCATTGTAACGCTAGTGCTATCTGGCAGGTTTATAAGAAGGGCGCTTTCTTCGGAAATCCATGCTTTACGCAGATTCACCCGACCTGTATCCCGGTTCACGGTGAATACCAGTCGAAACTCACCCTGATGAGTGAAAGCCTCCGAAATGACGGCCGTATCTGGGTCCCCGCAAAAAAGGAAGATGCCGAAAAGATCCGAAAAGGAGAAATCAAACCAAAAGATATACCTGAAGAAGACCGTGATTATTATCTGGAAAGAAGATACCCGGCATACGGCAACCTCAGTCCCAGGGATATTTCATCCCGTGCTGCCAAAGAACGGTGCGATGCAGGCTTCGGAGTTGGCTCAACCGGCCTCGCAGTTTACCTCGACTTTGCCGATGCAATTAAACGGCTTGGAAAGGGAGTGATAGAGGCGCGGTATGGCAACCTTTTCCAGATCTATGAGAAAATCGTGGATCAGAATCCTTATGAAACCCCTATGATGATTTACCCGGCAGTCCATTATACGATGGGCGGCACATGGGTGGACTATGAGTTGCAAAGCACGATCCCCGGCCTGTTCATCGGCGGCGAAGCCAATTTCTCCGATCATGGCGCCAACCGTCTCGGGGCTTCAGCACTGATGCAGGGGTTAAGTGATGGCTATTTCGTCCTGCCTTACACCATCCAGAATTACCTGGCTGACCAGTTCAAGGTTTCGCGCTTCTCAACCGACCTGCCGGAATTTGTTGCAGCGGAAAAGGATGTTCGTGACCAGATTAACCGCCTGATGAGTATAAAAGGCAGTAAATCGGTCGACACTTTCCACCGCGAATTGGGTAAGATCATGTGGGAAAATGTCGGCATGGCCCGCAATAAAGAAGGGCTGGAAAAAGCTATCAAGCTAATACCCGAGTTACGTGCAGAATTCTGGAAAGATGTCCGTATCCCAGGAACAGCCGACGAATTAAACCCCGAGCTTCAGAAAGCAACCCGCCTGGCCGACTTCCTTGAACTGGGAGAGCTGATGGCCCTGGATGCATTGAAACGTGAGGAAAGCTGCGGCGGGCACTTCCGGGAAGAATACCAGACACCGGAGGGCGAAGCATTGAGAAATGATAAAGATTTTACCTATGTGGCTGCCTGGGAATACAAAGGACCCGACAAAGCACCTGAACTTCATAAGGAAAAACTCAATTTTGAATATATAGAAGTAAAACAACGAAACTATAAATAA
- a CDS encoding succinate dehydrogenase/fumarate reductase iron-sulfur subunit encodes MDLTLKIWRQENAKAKGRFVTYQVSDISPDCSFLEMLDILNESLVDKFEMPIGFEHDCREGICGTCSLYINGRPHGPDKGITVCQMHMRRFKDRSTIVIEPFRARAFPVLRDLMIDRSAFDAIIQAGGYVSIATGNAPDAHAMPVEKYKSDLAMDAASCIGCGACVAACKNASAMLFVSAKISQLALLPQGKVEANKRAQAMVAKMDKLGFGNCTNTYACEAECPKEIKVTNIARMNREFFSAKVCGEKEVVRSGGAG; translated from the coding sequence ATGGATTTGACATTAAAAATATGGCGGCAGGAAAACGCGAAAGCGAAAGGCCGTTTTGTAACTTACCAGGTTTCTGATATCTCTCCTGATTGCTCTTTCCTTGAAATGCTCGACATCCTGAACGAAAGCCTTGTGGATAAATTCGAGATGCCAATCGGGTTTGAGCATGATTGCCGGGAGGGTATCTGCGGGACATGCAGTCTTTACATCAATGGCCGGCCTCATGGCCCTGACAAGGGTATCACGGTTTGCCAGATGCACATGCGGCGGTTTAAAGACAGATCGACAATTGTTATCGAACCATTTCGTGCCAGAGCTTTCCCGGTGCTGCGTGACCTGATGATCGACCGTTCGGCTTTCGATGCAATTATACAGGCCGGGGGATATGTGTCAATAGCTACCGGCAACGCTCCTGATGCACACGCTATGCCAGTCGAAAAGTATAAATCAGATCTGGCCATGGATGCCGCTTCCTGTATCGGATGCGGCGCCTGTGTGGCAGCCTGTAAAAACGCTTCGGCCATGCTGTTTGTTTCGGCCAAAATATCCCAGCTGGCATTACTGCCGCAGGGTAAGGTTGAAGCCAACAAACGGGCCCAGGCGATGGTGGCGAAAATGGATAAACTCGGCTTCGGCAACTGTACCAATACCTATGCCTGTGAAGCAGAATGCCCAAAGGAGATTAAAGTAACCAACATTGCACGCATGAACCGGGAATTTTTCTCTGCCAAGGTTTGCGGGGAGAAAGAGGTTGTGCGTTCCGGCGGAGCTGGTTAA
- a CDS encoding DNA polymerase III subunit delta → MLFKNITGQNEIKRRLIQTVHENRVSHAQLFFGPEGSRKLALAIAYAQFINCRNRTFDPESPGGGDACGVCPSCIKFAKLIHPDLHFIFPVATTKEVERNPVSKDFIKTWREVVLENDFRLNLNDWYKAAGFEKKQGIINAEDCSEILRTLSYKSYESEFKVMIIWMADRLFHAAAPKILKILEEPPDKSLFILITENPEKIISTILSRTQTIKITRLQDEDIMQELTGKLGCPPEDARRIVPLTDGNLTRAVKIFKNDEDELFYLEKFVAWMRLCYNNDLAKTMEFAGEIGKLGREKQKNFLAYAERIIRNALLINYKNPHLASLNQEEKDFLVKFGKFIDHTNILSFAEELEKAQYHIERNANPNILFMDLTMTITILLMTGGKTETKS, encoded by the coding sequence TTGCTTTTCAAGAACATCACCGGCCAAAATGAAATAAAGCGGAGGCTTATCCAAACGGTCCATGAAAACCGGGTGAGTCACGCCCAATTATTTTTTGGCCCTGAAGGCTCCCGTAAACTGGCCCTGGCTATTGCCTATGCCCAGTTCATCAATTGCCGCAACCGCACATTCGATCCTGAAAGCCCGGGAGGCGGCGATGCATGCGGTGTTTGTCCATCGTGCATTAAATTTGCCAAGCTGATCCATCCGGATCTCCACTTTATCTTTCCGGTGGCAACTACGAAAGAAGTGGAACGTAACCCGGTCAGCAAAGATTTTATTAAAACCTGGCGCGAAGTAGTTCTGGAAAACGACTTCCGGCTGAACCTGAACGACTGGTACAAAGCTGCCGGGTTCGAAAAAAAACAGGGCATCATCAATGCTGAAGACTGCAGTGAAATTCTAAGGACACTCAGCTACAAAAGCTATGAATCGGAATTTAAGGTGATGATCATCTGGATGGCTGACCGGCTCTTTCATGCAGCAGCGCCGAAAATCCTTAAAATACTCGAAGAGCCGCCTGATAAATCACTTTTCATCCTGATCACTGAAAATCCTGAAAAGATAATCAGCACTATTCTATCCCGAACCCAAACCATTAAAATCACCAGGCTCCAGGATGAAGACATCATGCAGGAACTTACCGGTAAGCTTGGCTGCCCGCCGGAAGATGCACGGCGGATAGTCCCCCTGACCGATGGAAACCTTACCAGGGCAGTCAAAATCTTTAAGAATGACGAGGATGAGCTTTTCTATCTTGAAAAATTCGTGGCCTGGATGCGGCTTTGCTATAATAACGATTTAGCTAAAACTATGGAATTTGCCGGAGAGATCGGAAAGCTTGGCAGGGAGAAACAAAAAAACTTCCTTGCCTATGCTGAACGGATCATTCGCAATGCTTTACTGATCAACTATAAAAATCCCCACCTGGCCAGCCTTAACCAGGAAGAAAAAGATTTCCTGGTTAAATTCGGTAAATTCATCGATCACACGAATATCCTGAGCTTTGCAGAAGAATTGGAAAAGGCCCAATATCATATTGAGCGCAACGCCAACCCCAACATTTTATTTATGGATCTTACCATGACCATTACGATTTTGCTGATGACTGGCGGGAAAACCGAGACAAAAAGTTGA
- a CDS encoding gliding motility lipoprotein GldH codes for MSNSRISAIDNLLTLTSGKLMGLLLPFILLCLAGCDSRTIYDNTKRIRDDVWKSDQIIRFDVPLEDTVNIYKFYLNLRHTTNYRYANIFLFISTTFPDGTAARDTVECILADPSGKWVGKGISNVRDNQMLLRRGLRFPQKGKYIFEFEQAMREPDLEGVMDIGLRIARE; via the coding sequence ATGAGCAATAGTCGGATCAGTGCGATCGATAATCTTCTCACCCTGACATCAGGCAAGCTGATGGGCCTGTTATTGCCTTTTATATTGCTTTGTCTGGCGGGTTGTGATTCCAGGACCATTTATGATAATACTAAAAGGATCCGGGATGACGTTTGGAAATCGGATCAGATCATCAGGTTTGATGTGCCACTGGAGGATACGGTGAACATTTACAAGTTTTATCTTAACCTGCGGCATACGACAAATTACCGGTATGCCAATATATTCCTGTTCATCAGCACTACCTTTCCTGATGGTACTGCAGCCCGGGATACCGTGGAATGCATCCTGGCCGACCCTTCAGGTAAATGGGTGGGAAAAGGTATCAGCAATGTCCGGGATAACCAGATGTTACTGAGAAGAGGATTAAGGTTTCCACAGAAGGGAAAATATATTTTTGAATTTGAACAGGCTATGCGCGAACCTGACCTGGAAGGGGTCATGGATATCGGTCTGCGCATTGCCAGGGAATAA
- a CDS encoding transglycosylase domain-containing protein: MRGKKNGHTKWHQHYLARFWMLYGLFLIFVFIFFIGIANNLFGPMPSFEELENPKTNLATEIYSSDNKLIGTYYVENRSNVEYSELPPHLVQALLATEDIRFEKHSGIDLKALFRVAFGLVTGNSKGGGSTLTQQLAKNLFPRERNLSKPQLIMRKFKEWITSIRLERNYSKQEILAMYLNTVDFGSQSWGIKIAAKTFFNKPVDSLKVEESALLVGVINAPTWYSPVRNPERSFERRNRVLKQMERYDFITEAVFDSVTQIPLNMNEFGLRGHSTGLATYFREILRMEMKDWCNTHFKSDGTSYDLYKDGIKIYTTIDSRLQKYAEEALIQHLRNELQPAFFKHWRGYPNAPFVFDPEVATAETRSLLDQAMRRSGRYMQLKDEGVPADSIRLIFNTRVKMRVFSWKGPVDTIMTPMDSIRYSKFFLQAGLMSMDPHTGYILAYVGGIDYRFFQYDHVKLSKRQVGSTFKPFLYSLAMQEGEFTPCSKVANVQYSVELPDGTIWAPQNTSKKRIGEEVTLKWALANSNNWISAFLIKRYSPQSVIKMARKMGVTSDLDPVPSLALGSSDISLYEMVGAFSTFPNKGVYIKPMMVTRIEDKYGNVIESFVPEKQEAMSEETAYLMLDLMKGVVQSGTGIRLRLKYSLNNPIAGKTGTTQNQSDGWFIGITPDLATGVWVGAEDRSVHFRTISLGQGANMALPIWALYMQKVLADKTLQISKGDFERPVQPLSVQLDCDKFEKDQEYLDEELEIMEF; this comes from the coding sequence ATGCGGGGCAAAAAAAACGGACATACAAAATGGCATCAGCATTACCTGGCCAGGTTCTGGATGCTTTACGGGCTATTTTTAATATTCGTTTTTATTTTTTTTATCGGCATCGCCAACAACTTGTTCGGTCCGATGCCTTCATTCGAGGAACTGGAAAACCCAAAGACCAACCTGGCAACGGAGATCTATTCTTCCGATAATAAGCTGATCGGCACCTATTACGTCGAAAACCGCTCCAATGTTGAATACAGCGAACTTCCGCCCCATTTAGTCCAGGCATTGCTTGCCACTGAAGATATCCGTTTTGAGAAGCATTCCGGGATCGACCTCAAAGCCTTGTTCCGGGTGGCTTTCGGCTTGGTTACGGGGAATAGCAAGGGAGGCGGCAGTACATTAACGCAGCAGCTTGCAAAAAACCTGTTTCCCCGTGAAAGAAACCTTTCCAAGCCCCAACTGATCATGCGTAAATTCAAGGAATGGATTACATCGATAAGACTCGAAAGAAACTATTCCAAACAGGAGATACTGGCAATGTACCTGAATACGGTTGATTTCGGGAGCCAGTCGTGGGGTATCAAAATTGCGGCAAAAACATTTTTTAATAAACCGGTTGATTCGCTAAAGGTTGAAGAATCCGCTCTCCTGGTGGGCGTTATCAATGCCCCGACCTGGTATAGCCCGGTGCGTAACCCGGAAAGATCATTCGAAAGGAGAAACCGTGTCCTGAAGCAAATGGAACGGTATGATTTTATTACTGAAGCGGTTTTTGATTCAGTGACCCAAATCCCTCTCAACATGAACGAATTTGGTTTGCGCGGTCATTCAACGGGCCTGGCGACTTATTTCAGGGAAATCCTCCGGATGGAAATGAAAGATTGGTGCAACACTCATTTTAAATCAGACGGGACTTCCTATGATTTATATAAAGACGGAATAAAGATCTACACCACGATCGATTCACGACTGCAGAAATATGCAGAAGAAGCATTGATTCAGCACCTCAGGAACGAACTTCAGCCGGCTTTTTTCAAACATTGGAGGGGATATCCCAATGCTCCCTTCGTTTTTGACCCGGAAGTGGCCACTGCTGAGACCAGGAGCCTGTTAGATCAGGCCATGCGGCGATCCGGCAGGTATATGCAGCTTAAGGATGAAGGTGTTCCGGCCGATTCCATCAGGTTGATCTTTAATACCCGGGTAAAAATGAGGGTTTTCTCATGGAAAGGGCCTGTTGATACGATCATGACACCGATGGATTCGATCCGGTATAGTAAGTTTTTCCTCCAGGCAGGCCTGATGTCGATGGATCCACATACCGGTTATATCCTTGCCTATGTCGGCGGGATTGATTACCGGTTTTTTCAGTACGATCATGTTAAGCTCAGCAAAAGGCAGGTGGGATCGACCTTTAAACCATTCCTCTATTCCCTGGCCATGCAGGAAGGCGAGTTCACTCCCTGCTCAAAGGTCGCTAACGTGCAATATTCCGTAGAACTTCCTGACGGGACAATATGGGCGCCTCAAAATACTTCTAAAAAAAGGATCGGTGAGGAAGTTACTCTGAAATGGGCATTAGCCAATTCCAACAACTGGATTTCGGCCTTTCTGATAAAAAGATATTCTCCCCAGTCGGTGATTAAAATGGCCCGCAAAATGGGCGTGACTTCAGATCTTGATCCCGTGCCTTCCCTTGCCCTTGGCTCTTCCGATATCTCACTCTACGAAATGGTCGGTGCATTCAGTACTTTTCCCAATAAGGGCGTTTATATCAAACCTATGATGGTCACGCGTATTGAAGATAAATATGGCAACGTCATTGAATCATTCGTTCCCGAAAAGCAGGAGGCCATGAGTGAAGAGACGGCTTACCTGATGCTGGACCTGATGAAAGGCGTTGTGCAGTCCGGAACTGGTATCCGCTTAAGGTTAAAATATAGCCTTAATAATCCAATAGCCGGGAAAACAGGGACAACTCAGAATCAGTCTGATGGCTGGTTTATTGGCATCACCCCCGACCTTGCCACGGGCGTATGGGTGGGCGCTGAAGACCGGAGCGTCCACTTCAGGACTATCAGCCTGGGGCAGGGAGCCAATATGGCCCTGCCAATCTGGGCCCTTTATATGCAGAAAGTATTAGCCGACAAAACCTTGCAAATCAGTAAAGGGGATTTTGAAAGGCCCGTCCAACCCCTTTCAGTGCAGCTTGACTGTGATAAATTTGAGAAAGACCAGGAATACCTGGATGAAGAACTCGAAATAATGGAATTTTAG
- a CDS encoding glycosyltransferase family 2 protein, with translation MTQINPEVTVIIPLYNEEAGIEALLEKIIALKFHELYEVMVINDGSSDHSLEVVKKYPVKVFSHSVNKGYGAALKTGIRKANGEKVVILDSDGQHDPAYIPQIIKMLDDNEMVIGTRDKESFQVRTRQVGKRAIRWIGEYLVEQKLPDYNSGYRGFNKELIKGMLHIMPNGFSFSTTSTLAFLKEGYSIGTIPIKVEERVGRSSNVKFFKDGAKTIMLILRIIMLFNPLKIFFPASFIITSAGIIYGIYGYLIAERFSNGAIVLTILGMFLFFIGLVADQISIMNRR, from the coding sequence ATGACACAAATAAATCCCGAAGTGACTGTTATTATTCCGCTTTATAATGAAGAAGCCGGGATAGAAGCACTGCTTGAAAAGATAATAGCGTTGAAATTTCACGAATTGTATGAAGTCATGGTCATCAATGACGGTTCTTCCGATCATTCGCTTGAAGTGGTGAAAAAATACCCGGTCAAGGTTTTTTCGCACAGTGTCAATAAAGGATACGGCGCTGCGTTAAAAACCGGCATTCGCAAGGCCAACGGGGAGAAGGTCGTGATCCTCGACAGCGATGGCCAGCACGATCCCGCCTATATCCCACAAATTATCAAAATGCTTGACGATAATGAAATGGTTATCGGGACAAGGGATAAAGAATCCTTCCAGGTGCGTACCCGCCAGGTTGGCAAAAGAGCGATAAGATGGATTGGTGAATACCTCGTGGAACAAAAGCTTCCGGACTATAATTCCGGTTACCGCGGATTCAATAAAGAGCTGATCAAAGGCATGCTCCATATCATGCCCAATGGCTTTTCTTTCTCGACTACATCTACGCTTGCTTTCCTTAAAGAGGGTTATTCCATAGGTACCATTCCCATTAAAGTCGAAGAAAGGGTCGGCCGGTCGAGTAATGTCAAATTTTTTAAAGATGGTGCGAAGACCATCATGCTGATCCTGCGCATCATTATGCTCTTTAATCCCCTTAAGATCTTTTTTCCTGCCAGTTTCATCATTACTTCAGCGGGGATAATTTATGGTATATACGGCTACCTGATAGCCGAAAGATTTTCTAACGGAGCTATCGTCCTCACTATTTTGGGGATGTTTCTGTTTTTCATCGGCCTCGTAGCCGACCAGATCTCTATTATGAACAGAAGATAA
- a CDS encoding methyltransferase domain-containing protein, whose product MMMNPWTDQEVEAHWDSVSEIYVTENEKVKETHDQRFRESITHLELRSGMKILNITSRDAEATDYINRAMPEVKVINAEISFGLMGVAEKLRPSVTQVKLETYSSLPFNDGEFDGVLSLETLEHVSEPLRFLQELHRVSTDDARLVLSCPPATSELPYRVYTAFFGGHGEGPHRFLSSKEVKKMLKETKWNLLAHKGTILIPVGPGWLQKLGEKIIDRMQGTFIAELGIRQFYVCEKA is encoded by the coding sequence ATGATGATGAATCCCTGGACCGATCAGGAGGTGGAAGCACACTGGGATAGTGTTTCGGAAATTTACGTTACGGAAAACGAGAAAGTAAAAGAAACACACGACCAGCGTTTCCGGGAAAGCATTACGCATTTGGAGCTTAGGTCCGGTATGAAAATTCTCAATATTACCAGCCGTGATGCGGAAGCCACCGACTATATCAACCGTGCCATGCCAGAAGTAAAGGTAATTAATGCTGAAATCTCTTTCGGGCTCATGGGGGTTGCGGAAAAACTAAGGCCTTCCGTAACGCAGGTGAAACTGGAGACCTACTCTTCCCTGCCGTTTAATGATGGGGAATTTGACGGGGTCCTTAGCCTGGAAACGCTGGAACATGTATCAGAACCTCTGAGGTTCCTTCAGGAGTTGCACCGGGTTTCGACAGATGATGCGCGGTTAGTTTTAAGTTGTCCTCCTGCTACCAGCGAATTGCCTTACAGGGTTTATACGGCATTTTTTGGCGGCCATGGGGAAGGACCTCACAGGTTTCTGTCATCTAAAGAAGTTAAAAAGATGCTTAAAGAAACAAAGTGGAATTTACTGGCTCATAAAGGCACGATTCTGATCCCGGTTGGTCCGGGCTGGCTGCAAAAACTGGGCGAAAAAATTATCGACCGGATGCAGGGAACCTTTATAGCCGAGTTGGGGATAAGACAATTTTACGTTTGTGAGAAAGCCTGA